Proteins from a single region of bacterium:
- a CDS encoding BrnT family toxin: MRVREFEWDEGNELHLALGHGIEPEEAEQVFARSPLIRKTKKGNYAAFGKTSAGRLLVIIFDHKGSGYVRVITGWDMKAAERRYYQHWGKGKS; this comes from the coding sequence ATGCGCGTTCGCGAGTTCGAATGGGACGAGGGAAACGAGTTGCATCTTGCGCTCGGTCACGGCATCGAGCCGGAAGAGGCGGAACAGGTGTTTGCACGTTCGCCGTTAATCAGGAAAACGAAAAAGGGCAACTACGCTGCCTTTGGCAAAACGAGCGCCGGCCGGCTCCTTGTGATCATTTTTGATCACAAAGGCTCGGGGTATGTGCGGGTAATAACCGGCTGGGACATGAAAGCCGCCGAACGCCGCTATTACCAGCATTGGGGAAAGGGAAAATCATGA
- a CDS encoding tetratricopeptide repeat protein, which translates to MPPKGYRSSVNALGAAVVMAFVAFFPGALNALAQDVEPVPADADPHAPPDELSANPDRDFHHTLGLMAFEQEDFERAFSYFARALRSAPDDTALLVAFAESAIHLERWDRAISALRRALRIDPVHARARFLVGLIAYRQGRYRDALDSFDGASDAGFDEPMLRFYRGASRFKIGEWESARRDLEFAVAELPETHPNSRFYLGVTYFELEDYREAVDELEIVVDTADDPALERVAARILDEAQARARRYKWWEIGVELGAAYDTNVLYEPADDIVAGEDGAYAFGMFEGTVYPWRTPDGYVGAGFHFFQSVHLADQDDAIREFDLLVNAFSLDSQVRVRHAMPEFHVGIGYEISDVFLGTDRYEVAQEIEPSATLVESARTATRASVAFRQKAFPDFDARDGVAVEPTVAQLFEPARPAGAKAAIELGYLQNSAASDLYDYYGGRLFYGMSVPLRRDLTSSGAVEFRYQDYVNHIGNRRDQRLSLDLGLRYDFVSFIYGQLMFRHARNDSLSDYRWQKNVVAVAFGAAF; encoded by the coding sequence GTGCCGCCAAAAGGGTATCGATCGTCTGTCAACGCGCTTGGCGCGGCCGTCGTGATGGCGTTCGTGGCGTTTTTTCCCGGCGCGCTGAACGCCCTGGCGCAGGATGTCGAGCCCGTCCCGGCGGATGCCGATCCGCACGCGCCGCCGGACGAACTTTCCGCCAATCCTGACCGGGACTTTCACCATACGCTCGGCCTGATGGCGTTCGAGCAGGAGGACTTCGAGCGCGCGTTTTCCTATTTCGCGCGCGCGCTGCGTTCGGCTCCCGACGATACCGCGTTGCTTGTCGCGTTCGCCGAGTCGGCCATTCATCTCGAACGATGGGATCGCGCGATCTCGGCGCTGCGCCGTGCCTTGCGCATTGACCCGGTGCACGCGCGCGCGCGGTTCCTGGTCGGGCTGATCGCCTATCGCCAGGGTCGCTATCGCGACGCGCTCGATTCGTTCGACGGCGCGTCGGACGCGGGTTTCGACGAGCCGATGTTGCGCTTTTACCGCGGCGCGAGCCGCTTCAAGATCGGCGAATGGGAGTCGGCGCGGCGCGATCTGGAATTCGCGGTCGCCGAGCTTCCCGAAACGCATCCGAACAGCCGCTTTTATCTTGGCGTCACGTATTTCGAACTGGAGGATTACCGCGAGGCCGTCGACGAGCTGGAGATCGTCGTCGATACGGCGGACGACCCGGCTCTCGAACGGGTGGCGGCGCGGATCCTCGACGAGGCCCAGGCGCGCGCCAGGCGCTACAAGTGGTGGGAAATCGGCGTTGAGCTGGGCGCGGCGTATGACACCAATGTTCTCTACGAGCCCGCGGACGACATTGTCGCGGGTGAAGACGGCGCGTATGCGTTCGGCATGTTCGAAGGGACGGTTTATCCCTGGCGCACGCCGGATGGTTACGTCGGCGCCGGGTTTCATTTCTTCCAGAGCGTTCACCTTGCCGACCAGGACGACGCGATCCGCGAATTCGATCTGCTGGTGAACGCGTTTTCGCTCGACAGCCAGGTGCGGGTGCGCCATGCGATGCCCGAGTTTCACGTGGGGATCGGGTACGAGATCAGCGACGTATTTTTGGGCACGGATCGTTACGAGGTGGCGCAGGAGATCGAGCCAAGCGCCACGCTCGTCGAATCGGCGCGAACGGCCACGCGGGCCAGCGTCGCCTTCCGGCAAAAGGCGTTTCCGGATTTTGACGCGCGCGATGGCGTCGCCGTCGAGCCGACCGTCGCGCAGTTGTTCGAGCCGGCGCGGCCGGCCGGCGCGAAGGCGGCGATTGAACTTGGGTATTTGCAAAACAGCGCCGCCAGCGATCTGTATGATTATTACGGCGGGCGTCTTTTTTACGGCATGAGCGTGCCGCTGCGCCGCGATCTCACATCGAGCGGGGCGGTCGAGTTTCGATACCAGGATTACGTCAATCACATCGGCAACCGGCGGGATCAGCGCCTTTCGCTGGACCTGGGTTTGCGCTACGACTTTGTCAGTTTTATCTATGGCCAGCTTATGTTCCGGCACGCGCGCAACGATTCCCTGTCGGATTATCGCTGGCAGAAAAACGTCGTTGCCGTCGCGTTTGGCGCCGCGTTTTGA
- a CDS encoding nuclear transport factor 2 family protein yields MARKSVENEIMELEKKYWQAMKDNDAQTCASLTDEPCLLAGPQGAASIGRDALVSMFNDGKWTLKDFQFRGEPKVRMLGRNAAVVAYQVHETGEIDGRPFELDAAESSTWVRHNGQWLCAAHSESLIGDPFGRDRNA; encoded by the coding sequence ATGGCTAGAAAATCCGTCGAAAACGAGATCATGGAACTTGAGAAGAAATATTGGCAGGCGATGAAGGATAACGACGCGCAAACCTGCGCGTCCCTGACCGACGAGCCTTGCCTGCTGGCCGGACCGCAGGGGGCGGCCAGCATCGGCCGGGACGCGCTCGTCAGCATGTTCAATGACGGCAAATGGACGCTGAAGGACTTCCAGTTCCGGGGCGAACCCAAGGTCCGGATGCTCGGCCGAAACGCCGCGGTCGTCGCCTATCAGGTTCACGAAACAGGCGAGATCGATGGCCGGCCGTTTGAACTGGACGCTGCCGAGAGCTCGACGTGGGTGCGTCACAACGGGCAATGGCTGTGCGCGGCGCATTCGGAATCGCTGATCGGCGATCCCTTCGGCCGCGATCGCAACGCCTGA
- a CDS encoding BrnA antitoxin family protein: MTGKKKKTEDLADYYDRHGILSELVDEPVEFALDEELRAQILKGERKRPLKNVSVKLDEAQIVALRKIATRKSIPYQTLIRQILAAEIAKELHLGER, translated from the coding sequence ATGACGGGGAAAAAGAAAAAGACGGAAGATCTTGCCGACTACTACGATCGTCACGGTATTCTGAGTGAACTCGTCGACGAGCCGGTCGAATTCGCGCTCGACGAGGAATTGCGGGCTCAAATCCTGAAAGGTGAGCGAAAACGGCCGCTTAAGAATGTTTCCGTCAAGCTCGACGAAGCGCAAATCGTCGCTCTTCGGAAGATCGCGACACGCAAATCGATCCCCTATCAGACGCTCATCCGGCAGATCCTTGCGGCGGAGATCGCGAAAGAACTTCACTTGGGCGAGCGATAA
- the mnmA gene encoding tRNA 2-thiouridine(34) synthase MnmA — translation MSDSNRKRVLVAMSGGVDSSVAAALLAREGWEVIGATMRVVAGSESARCGSCCSPDDIHDARRVADAIGIPHYTFNVAERFEDEVVRPFAEAYLAGRTPIPCVACNDRMKFDWMLRRATELGCDALATGHYARVVDAGGTRRLLTGVDRDKDQSYFLFTINATQLDRLIFPIGHLVKDEVRRLAAELRLPVAEKPESQDICFVPSGRYDAVVARFALANDGAGDIVDTHGNLLGRHDGYHLFTVGQRKGLGSFGPEPHYVVRIDATDKRVVVGHADETFAAGLACESFRWVNGAPDTLVRGVVKIRHRHPGVAATITPDGDGVVMHFDAPARAVAPGQAAVVYTGDVVLGGGFIDRAILSESADASGNAGAA, via the coding sequence ATGTCGGACTCAAACCGAAAGCGCGTGCTGGTCGCCATGAGCGGCGGGGTGGATTCGTCCGTCGCGGCGGCACTGCTTGCCCGTGAAGGCTGGGAGGTCATCGGCGCGACGATGCGCGTCGTCGCGGGGTCCGAATCCGCGCGCTGCGGCTCGTGCTGCTCGCCCGACGACATCCACGACGCGCGCCGCGTGGCCGATGCCATCGGCATTCCGCACTACACCTTCAACGTCGCCGAGCGATTCGAAGACGAGGTCGTCCGCCCGTTCGCGGAGGCGTATCTCGCCGGGCGCACGCCGATCCCGTGCGTCGCGTGCAACGACCGTATGAAGTTCGACTGGATGCTGCGCCGCGCGACCGAACTCGGCTGCGACGCGCTCGCCACCGGACACTACGCGCGCGTCGTCGATGCGGGCGGCACGCGCCGCCTCCTGACGGGCGTCGATCGCGACAAGGACCAGAGCTACTTTCTCTTCACCATCAACGCCACGCAGCTTGATCGCCTGATCTTTCCCATCGGTCATCTGGTCAAGGACGAGGTGCGACGGCTTGCCGCCGAACTGCGCCTGCCAGTCGCGGAAAAGCCGGAGAGCCAGGACATCTGCTTTGTGCCGAGCGGGCGATACGACGCGGTCGTGGCGCGATTTGCCTTGGCCAACGACGGCGCGGGCGACATCGTCGATACGCACGGCAACCTCCTTGGCCGGCACGACGGCTATCACCTGTTCACCGTCGGCCAGCGAAAGGGCCTCGGCAGTTTCGGCCCTGAGCCGCACTACGTCGTGCGCATTGACGCAACCGACAAGCGCGTCGTCGTCGGCCACGCCGACGAGACGTTCGCCGCCGGGCTTGCGTGCGAGAGCTTCCGCTGGGTGAACGGCGCGCCCGATACGCTCGTGCGTGGCGTGGTGAAGATCCGCCATCGCCACCCCGGCGTCGCGGCGACGATCACGCCGGACGGCGACGGCGTCGTGATGCACTTCGACGCGCCGGCGCGCGCCGTGGCGCCCGGGCAGGCCGCCGTCGTGTACACCGGCGACGTGGTGCTCGGCGGCGGATTCATCGACCGCGCGATCTTGTCCGAATCCGCGGACGCATCCGGAAACGCGGGGGCGGCGTGA
- the mtaB gene encoding tRNA (N(6)-L-threonylcarbamoyladenosine(37)-C(2))-methylthiotransferase MtaB has protein sequence MTAYSFVTRTIGCKVNQLDTAALERDLADAGFVAPADGAAPDVVVVNSCTVTSGADKDVRRLVSQARTTHPRALVVLTGCLSPAGASGQERAHLVIGQDQKTLAAETIRAKIEGRPVIASAKERDAFFGEGSIEVCDRARAFLKVQDGCDKTCAYCIIPTVRGQSRSREIARIVEDVRGLVAAGYREVVVTGVHLGKFGKDLARRESLTRLVRAILADTDLARLRLSSIEPMEVRDELIRLAADNPRLCPHFHIPLQSGDDGVLARMRRPYTAARYLSRVRAVAEALPDVLIGADVIVGFPGEDEAAFAATCRLVEQAPIHHLHVFPYSDRPGTAASAMDAHVAGPIVRARGRRLREIGNRKWADFAARFVGRELSALAIRYRDGEYEAIARNYLPVRISGDIEPGEEYDVRVTGTSGEGGKRVLLGARGASFQHKSTKATKATQELRP, from the coding sequence GTGACGGCGTACTCCTTCGTGACACGCACGATCGGCTGCAAGGTCAACCAGCTCGATACCGCGGCGCTCGAGCGCGATCTGGCGGACGCGGGTTTCGTCGCGCCCGCCGACGGCGCGGCGCCTGACGTGGTTGTCGTGAACTCGTGCACGGTCACGAGCGGCGCGGACAAGGACGTGCGCCGGCTCGTCTCCCAGGCCCGCACAACGCACCCCCGCGCGCTCGTCGTGCTGACCGGCTGCCTGTCGCCGGCGGGCGCGTCGGGGCAGGAGCGGGCGCATCTTGTCATCGGGCAGGATCAAAAGACGCTTGCCGCGGAGACGATCCGCGCGAAAATCGAAGGGCGCCCCGTCATCGCGAGCGCGAAGGAACGCGACGCGTTTTTCGGCGAGGGCTCCATCGAGGTGTGCGACCGCGCACGCGCGTTCCTGAAGGTGCAGGACGGCTGCGACAAGACGTGCGCGTACTGCATCATCCCGACCGTGCGCGGGCAGAGCCGCAGCCGCGAGATCGCGCGCATCGTCGAGGACGTGCGCGGGCTTGTCGCGGCGGGCTATCGCGAGGTCGTCGTGACGGGCGTGCACCTGGGCAAGTTCGGCAAGGATCTCGCACGCCGCGAATCGTTGACGCGCCTCGTTCGCGCGATCCTCGCCGATACCGATCTTGCGCGCCTGCGCCTGTCTTCCATCGAACCGATGGAGGTGCGCGACGAGCTGATTCGCCTGGCTGCCGACAATCCGCGCTTGTGCCCGCATTTCCACATCCCGCTTCAGTCGGGGGACGACGGCGTGCTGGCGCGAATGCGTCGCCCGTACACGGCAGCGCGGTATCTTTCGCGCGTGCGTGCGGTGGCTGAGGCCCTGCCGGACGTGCTCATCGGCGCGGATGTCATCGTGGGATTCCCGGGCGAGGACGAGGCCGCGTTCGCCGCGACCTGCCGTCTCGTGGAGCAGGCGCCGATCCATCACCTGCACGTGTTCCCGTATTCGGATCGCCCGGGCACGGCGGCGTCGGCGATGGATGCGCACGTGGCCGGCCCGATCGTCCGCGCGCGCGGGCGTCGCCTGCGTGAGATCGGCAACCGCAAGTGGGCGGATTTCGCCGCGCGCTTTGTGGGTCGGGAGCTTTCCGCGCTCGCGATCCGCTACCGCGACGGCGAATACGAGGCGATAGCGCGCAACTACCTGCCGGTACGCATTTCCGGCGACATCGAACCGGGTGAGGAATACGACGTTCGCGTCACGGGCACGTCGGGCGAGGGCGGGAAGAGGGTGCTTCTGGGCGCGCGGGGGGCTTCTTTTCAACACAAAAGCACAAAAGCCACGAAAGCCACGCAGGAATTACGGCCGTGA
- the trxA gene encoding thioredoxin — translation MANVMTLTDGNFQKEVLESDVPVLVDFWAPWCGPCRMVSPIVEELASEYAGQVKVGKLNVDENQETAMNYKVRGIPTLIIFKGGGPADQMVGAAPKARLEQFVKGQL, via the coding sequence ATGGCCAATGTCATGACCCTGACCGACGGCAACTTCCAGAAGGAAGTGCTTGAGTCCGACGTTCCCGTTCTCGTCGATTTCTGGGCGCCGTGGTGCGGCCCGTGCCGCATGGTCAGCCCCATCGTCGAGGAGCTGGCGTCCGAATATGCCGGCCAGGTGAAGGTCGGCAAGCTGAACGTCGACGAAAATCAGGAGACCGCGATGAACTACAAGGTTCGCGGCATCCCGACGCTGATCATCTTCAAGGGCGGCGGACCGGCGGACCAGATGGTCGGCGCGGCACCGAAGGCTCGCCTCGAGCAGTTCGTCAAAGGCCAGCTCTAG